One part of the Corallococcus caeni genome encodes these proteins:
- a CDS encoding tetratricopeptide repeat protein, with amino-acid sequence MNAGRKFALTGLVLWLSACASAPETRKDPKLTGPESGPATAVSTAPKASEGKSGEAKSGDAKAPVQPAPVAKSLSGQERDFTSAVEVARRGELTIAETALKALLEKSPKLGPAWTNLGIVQERQGRFPDAERSYRQALALEPDQEAAWDCLVRLSARTGRAASLEAELREALTKQDSVARRTALALNLLLQKKHAAAVTEARRALQVSEQHVPAMQVLAQVYAREGKFELASMVLGNALAIDAQDAATLNALGLVHLGLKERPQALERFRQAIALRPDFAEARNNLGTLLNEGEDYAGARVELEAAVKAAPDFAAAHLNLGNAYRGEGDFPRALAEYERVLQLQPDAKDPYFNLGLLHLDLEPAGMDPLERLQKAAAFLEQYKSKGGTDERTAQYLKDAQKGIDRETRRRERERKEGLKKAAGAAAAPTTAPEAAATPAPTPGPPATRPGASGKVSKDVR; translated from the coding sequence ATGAACGCGGGCCGCAAGTTCGCGCTCACCGGGCTGGTGCTCTGGCTGTCCGCCTGCGCCTCCGCGCCCGAGACGCGCAAGGACCCGAAGCTCACCGGCCCGGAGTCAGGGCCCGCCACGGCCGTGAGCACGGCGCCGAAGGCCAGCGAAGGCAAGTCCGGTGAAGCGAAGTCCGGCGACGCGAAGGCTCCGGTGCAGCCGGCGCCGGTCGCGAAGTCGCTCTCCGGTCAGGAGCGGGACTTCACCAGCGCGGTGGAGGTCGCCCGGCGCGGCGAGCTGACCATCGCGGAGACCGCGCTCAAGGCCCTGCTGGAGAAGTCCCCGAAGCTGGGCCCCGCGTGGACGAACCTGGGCATCGTGCAGGAGCGCCAGGGCCGCTTCCCGGACGCGGAGCGCTCCTACCGGCAGGCGCTGGCGCTGGAGCCGGACCAGGAGGCCGCGTGGGACTGCCTGGTGCGGCTGTCGGCGCGCACGGGCCGCGCGGCGTCGCTGGAGGCGGAGCTGCGCGAGGCGCTGACGAAGCAGGACTCGGTGGCCCGGCGCACGGCGCTGGCGCTCAACCTCCTGCTGCAGAAGAAGCACGCGGCCGCCGTCACGGAGGCCCGCCGCGCACTCCAGGTCAGCGAACAGCACGTGCCCGCCATGCAGGTCCTGGCGCAGGTGTACGCCCGCGAGGGCAAGTTCGAGCTGGCGTCCATGGTGCTGGGCAACGCGCTCGCCATCGACGCGCAGGACGCGGCCACCCTCAACGCCCTGGGCCTGGTGCACCTGGGCCTCAAGGAGCGTCCGCAGGCGCTGGAGCGCTTCCGCCAGGCCATCGCGCTGCGGCCGGACTTCGCCGAGGCGCGCAACAACCTGGGCACCCTGCTCAACGAGGGCGAGGACTACGCCGGCGCCCGCGTGGAGCTGGAGGCCGCGGTGAAGGCCGCGCCGGACTTCGCCGCCGCCCACCTCAACCTGGGCAACGCGTACCGGGGCGAGGGCGACTTCCCCCGCGCCCTGGCGGAGTACGAGCGCGTGCTCCAGCTCCAGCCCGACGCGAAGGACCCGTACTTCAACCTGGGCCTGCTCCACCTGGACCTGGAGCCCGCCGGCATGGACCCGCTGGAGCGCCTCCAGAAGGCCGCGGCCTTCCTGGAGCAGTACAAGTCCAAGGGCGGCACCGACGAGCGCACCGCGCAGTACCTCAAGGACGCGCAGAAGGGCATCGACCGGGAGACCCGCCGCCGCGAGCGCGAGCGCAAGGAGGGCCTGAAGAAGGCCGCCGGGGCCGCCGCCGCTCCCACGACGGCCCCCGAGGCCGCCGCGACCCCCGCCCCGACCCCGGGGCCCCCTGCCACGCGGCCGGGCGCCTCGGGTAAGGTGTCCAAAGACGTCCGGTAG
- the mglA gene encoding gliding-motility regulator Ras-like GTPase MglA, with amino-acid sequence MSFINYSSREINCKIVYYGPGLCGKTTNLQYIYNKTAADTKGKLISLSTETDRTLFFDFLPLSLGEIRGFKTRFHLYTVPGQVFYDASRKLILKGVDGVVFVADSQIERMEANMESLENLRINLAEQGYDLNKIPYVVQYNKRDLPNAVTVEEMRKALNPRNIPEYQAVAPTGVGVFDTLKAVAKLVLTELRKGG; translated from the coding sequence ATGTCCTTCATCAATTACTCATCCCGCGAAATCAACTGCAAGATTGTCTATTACGGGCCGGGCCTCTGCGGGAAGACGACCAACCTTCAGTACATCTACAACAAGACCGCGGCGGACACGAAGGGCAAGCTCATCTCCCTCTCCACGGAGACGGACCGCACGCTCTTCTTCGACTTCCTGCCCCTGTCGCTCGGTGAGATCCGCGGCTTCAAGACGCGCTTCCACCTCTACACGGTGCCCGGCCAGGTGTTCTACGACGCCAGCCGCAAGCTCATCCTCAAGGGCGTGGACGGCGTGGTGTTCGTCGCCGACAGCCAGATCGAGCGCATGGAAGCCAACATGGAGTCGTTGGAGAACCTGCGCATCAACCTGGCCGAGCAGGGCTACGACCTGAACAAGATTCCGTACGTCGTGCAGTACAACAAGCGCGACCTGCCCAACGCGGTGACCGTGGAGGAGATGCGCAAGGCGCTCAACCCCCGGAACATCCCGGAGTACCAGGCCGTGGCGCCCACGGGCGTGGGCGTCTTCGACACGCTCAAGGCCGTGGCGAAGCTGGTCCTCACCGAGCTGCGCAAGGGCGGCTGA
- a CDS encoding tetratricopeptide repeat protein: MTATLHALALALSLQAAPAPAPQAPRPGTPLPPMPASLSSRAASVEAVEAQLRAAEQSLRFVETQFTERPEPSSTDSQLKRFSEGEVYSLLGDWAAASVLFYDLVSDPDFKASPRYPEAVFYLADALYQQKNDIGARVYLRDVLSLPLTPQRYKEAVSRYLAVAGRLQQFEGIDAYVDKARQLSGGVLAPDIAYVHARGTFKRLDLSPEEHQQRSRALFAPLAQGPGAFRVQAVYHLGVLSVQSGDYPAAIAQFQRIVGSGPDAVVSTGLAEAEAQRFRELAYLSLGRLMYETGRYDEALDHYGQIPRESERFPESLLEVAWTYVRKQDFTQAKNATDILLLVAPDSQLAPEARILQGHLLQKLRQYDEALETYDGVVRMFMPARDKVDALLRVNHDPVAYFDNLLARNERSLDVSTLLPPLALKYASTQKEVADAVRMVGDLDSGRQGAGEAKAIAERILEALDARGLEAFPELQEGYVRAEAVDTALTAVEQSLVQAEAALVEEKLTPAEREKLLVAQGAREAQRLRFASLPTTNKELEARRQRMQAKVDAVDREAFRVGYELQSLHANAAAIRKWVEDTRDERQADPAEEREFLVQLQAEIATLRDLQAELDRTRARLATERQSTDTSLEGEAAIRARYSAALQQEHGVLRAGEGRLDGEDTRVLLRMHAVRSRIDSLRGRVAVARVALRSRLEHRVKSIRDKVRVEQALLQGYEQEVAAASGDARNLVGRIAYDSFRRVRQQFYDLVLKADTGTVDVAFSRTQDNAANIQKVAKEKADALRAVDTEFKDVLSSEGGD, from the coding sequence GTGACCGCGACGCTGCACGCCCTGGCCCTCGCGCTGTCCCTTCAGGCCGCGCCCGCTCCGGCGCCCCAGGCTCCCAGGCCGGGGACCCCGCTGCCCCCCATGCCCGCGTCGCTCAGCTCGCGCGCCGCTTCGGTGGAAGCGGTGGAGGCGCAGCTGCGCGCGGCGGAGCAGTCCCTGCGCTTCGTGGAGACGCAGTTCACGGAGCGCCCCGAGCCCAGCAGCACCGACTCGCAGCTCAAGCGCTTCTCCGAGGGCGAGGTGTACTCGCTGCTGGGGGACTGGGCCGCCGCGTCCGTCCTCTTCTACGACCTGGTGAGCGACCCGGACTTCAAGGCGAGCCCGCGCTACCCGGAGGCGGTCTTCTACCTGGCGGACGCGCTCTACCAGCAGAAGAACGACATCGGCGCGCGGGTGTACCTGCGCGACGTGCTGTCCCTGCCCCTGACGCCGCAGCGCTACAAGGAGGCCGTGAGCCGCTACCTCGCGGTGGCGGGCCGGCTCCAGCAGTTCGAGGGCATCGACGCGTACGTGGACAAGGCGCGGCAGCTGTCGGGCGGCGTGCTGGCGCCGGACATCGCCTATGTGCACGCGCGCGGCACCTTCAAGCGCCTGGACCTGTCGCCGGAGGAGCACCAGCAGCGCTCTCGCGCGCTGTTCGCCCCGCTGGCGCAAGGCCCCGGCGCCTTCCGCGTGCAGGCCGTCTACCACCTGGGCGTGCTGAGCGTGCAGAGCGGGGACTACCCCGCGGCCATCGCGCAGTTCCAGCGCATCGTGGGCAGCGGTCCGGACGCGGTGGTGTCCACGGGCCTCGCGGAAGCGGAGGCCCAGCGCTTCCGCGAGCTCGCGTACCTGTCCCTGGGCCGCCTGATGTACGAGACGGGCCGCTACGACGAGGCGCTGGACCACTACGGCCAGATTCCGCGCGAGAGCGAGCGCTTCCCGGAGTCGCTGCTGGAGGTCGCGTGGACGTACGTGCGCAAGCAGGACTTCACGCAGGCGAAGAACGCCACGGACATCCTGCTGCTCGTCGCGCCGGATTCGCAGCTCGCGCCCGAGGCGCGCATCCTCCAGGGGCACCTGCTCCAGAAGCTGCGCCAGTACGACGAGGCGCTGGAGACGTATGACGGCGTGGTGCGGATGTTCATGCCCGCGCGCGACAAGGTGGACGCGCTGCTGCGCGTGAACCACGACCCCGTCGCGTACTTCGACAACCTGCTGGCGCGCAACGAGCGCTCGCTGGACGTGAGCACCCTCCTTCCCCCGCTGGCGCTGAAGTACGCGTCCACACAGAAGGAGGTCGCGGACGCGGTGCGGATGGTGGGCGACCTGGACAGCGGCCGTCAGGGCGCGGGCGAGGCGAAGGCCATCGCGGAGCGCATCCTGGAGGCGCTGGACGCGCGCGGGCTGGAGGCGTTCCCGGAGCTGCAGGAGGGCTACGTCCGCGCGGAGGCCGTGGACACCGCGCTCACCGCCGTGGAGCAGTCCCTGGTGCAGGCGGAGGCCGCGCTGGTGGAGGAGAAGCTGACGCCCGCCGAGCGCGAGAAGCTGCTCGTCGCCCAGGGCGCGCGCGAGGCCCAGCGGCTGCGCTTCGCGTCGCTGCCCACCACCAACAAGGAGCTGGAAGCGCGCCGTCAGCGCATGCAGGCGAAGGTGGACGCGGTGGACCGCGAGGCCTTCCGCGTGGGCTACGAGCTGCAGAGCCTGCACGCCAACGCCGCCGCCATCCGCAAGTGGGTGGAGGACACGCGCGACGAGCGGCAGGCGGACCCCGCCGAGGAGCGCGAGTTCCTGGTGCAGCTCCAGGCGGAGATCGCCACGCTGCGCGACCTGCAGGCGGAGCTGGACCGCACCCGCGCCCGACTGGCAACGGAGCGCCAGTCCACGGACACGTCGCTGGAGGGCGAGGCCGCCATCCGCGCCCGCTACTCCGCCGCGCTCCAGCAGGAGCACGGCGTCCTGCGCGCCGGTGAAGGCCGGCTGGACGGCGAGGACACCCGCGTGCTGCTGCGCATGCACGCGGTGCGCTCGCGCATCGACTCGCTGCGCGGCCGCGTGGCGGTGGCCCGGGTGGCGCTGCGCTCGCGGCTGGAGCACCGCGTGAAGTCCATCCGCGACAAGGTGCGCGTGGAGCAGGCGCTGCTCCAGGGCTACGAGCAGGAGGTGGCCGCCGCGTCCGGCGACGCCCGCAACCTGGTGGGCCGCATCGCCTACGACAGCTTCCGCCGCGTGCGGCAGCAGTTCTACGACCTGGTGCTCAAGGCCGACACCGGCACGGTGGACGTGGCCTTCAGCCGCACGCAGGACAACGCGGCGAACATCCAGAAGGTCGCCAAGGAGAAGGCGGACGCGCTGCGCGCGGTCGACACGGAGTTCAAGGACGTCCTGTCGTCGGAAGGGGGGGACTGA
- a CDS encoding tetratricopeptide repeat protein, with protein sequence MALRRPALALLLALAPLASHAAKAKAPSQAAKKATAPAAPAKAQPAPPAVPAPTSRYLDGLGHTPEQEKLLRDVSRALEAYEAESRDFHREVKQLIERRYQQKRSALSNAYEKTLTALESQERTQRLDAIARFEDFLRRYPDEPRATPDVMFRLAELYYERSADEHQLARRDYAERVRTMSDEAMADLPPEPEVDFTPSIGLYRTLLARFPDYKLNDGSMYLLAYCLNEQHKDEESLATYQQLTTRYPKSRFATDAWTRIGEYWFEDETDPEALRKAADAYTVATRDTEHRFYDKARYKLAWTYYRMDWFEESVDSFLLLLDHYQSHQQSGSKADEGDLRSEALQYIALSLADETWGGVARARDLFAKRGGRPYEAEVYRRLGNVYFDQLRNEEAIAAYQQVLSTEPLTADAPRLQQRIVQAYERDRRMDLYAQESEKLANSYLPGGAWYEKNKDDPNALSHAQTLAEQSLYSAAAYQHQQAQAFQKEGKDAEAKSTYAAAARAYGTYLERFPRSKTAYAMRFFHAESLFNSDAYGPAAKEYEAVRDSNQDNTYRDVSAHNAVLAWKAQLDEDVKAGRVPERKPLRASERPKDSAHAPVALAQTEAALVKASDAYVALLPKEEAAPGIAYQAAELFYTHDDFAQARPRFEQVVQTYPRNPVAGYATNLIIESFLVDQDWKSVEEVSARLASNAQVVDPAGEQYRELMKFKLAGRFNLADQLASQKRYDEAAKKYLQLVEEAPRHEFADKALNNAAVAYEELRRFDSAMKLYERVYRDYPKSPWAHTALFRVALNAQKSYDFDKAVTSYQKLVKDYPKAEEREAALYNAASLLEGQQRYAEAAAAFQRCVELYPHGKNAPENQYRAARILEKQGDTKGEIQALEAFVRKFASKADQVELVVDAKRRLGDAWKKRGNAKEAQRAWAAAADDFDRRKLKPDTQLRAAEAAAYSRFQLAELEFQRFDALKLSGAGKALEKSFNKKTEAVKAVDAAYARVLPYKQREWSLASFYRRGYALERFAATLLDAPVPPEVKRLGDDAVLTYQDMLTQRTVALEDRAVESYAATLKEARNSRVSNEWTRRTLEALNRFRPKEYPVLKEARGVLASETVYPDGLLGSLAAPVAPARVAPDKATRLTEGGTP encoded by the coding sequence ATGGCCCTGCGCCGCCCTGCCCTCGCCCTGCTCCTGGCGCTCGCGCCGCTGGCCTCGCATGCCGCGAAGGCCAAGGCTCCCAGTCAGGCCGCGAAGAAGGCCACCGCGCCCGCGGCCCCCGCGAAGGCCCAACCCGCGCCCCCGGCCGTGCCCGCGCCCACCTCGCGCTACCTGGACGGCCTGGGCCACACGCCCGAGCAGGAGAAGCTGCTGCGCGACGTGAGCCGCGCGCTGGAGGCGTACGAGGCGGAGTCGCGCGACTTCCACCGCGAGGTGAAGCAGCTCATCGAACGGCGCTACCAGCAGAAGCGCTCGGCGCTCTCCAACGCCTACGAGAAGACGCTCACCGCGCTGGAGTCGCAGGAGCGCACGCAGCGGCTGGACGCCATCGCCCGCTTCGAGGACTTCCTGCGCCGCTACCCGGATGAGCCTCGCGCCACGCCGGACGTGATGTTCCGGCTGGCGGAGCTGTACTACGAGCGCTCCGCGGACGAGCACCAGCTGGCGCGCCGCGACTACGCGGAGCGCGTGCGCACGATGTCCGACGAGGCGATGGCGGACCTGCCGCCGGAGCCGGAGGTGGACTTCACGCCGTCCATCGGGCTGTACCGCACGCTCCTCGCGCGCTTCCCGGACTACAAGCTCAACGACGGCTCGATGTACCTGCTGGCGTACTGCCTCAACGAGCAGCACAAGGACGAGGAGAGCCTCGCCACCTACCAGCAGCTCACCACGCGCTACCCCAAGAGCCGCTTCGCCACCGACGCGTGGACGCGCATCGGCGAGTACTGGTTCGAGGACGAGACCGACCCGGAGGCGCTGCGCAAGGCCGCCGACGCGTACACCGTCGCCACGCGCGACACCGAGCACCGGTTCTACGACAAGGCCCGCTACAAGCTGGCCTGGACGTACTACCGGATGGACTGGTTCGAGGAGTCCGTGGACAGCTTCCTGCTGCTCCTGGACCACTACCAGTCCCACCAGCAGTCCGGCAGCAAGGCGGACGAAGGCGACCTGCGCTCGGAGGCGCTCCAGTACATCGCGCTGTCGCTGGCGGATGAGACGTGGGGCGGCGTGGCCAGGGCCCGCGACCTCTTCGCGAAGCGCGGCGGCCGGCCCTACGAGGCGGAGGTGTACCGGCGGCTGGGCAACGTCTACTTCGACCAGCTCCGCAACGAGGAGGCCATCGCCGCGTACCAGCAGGTGCTCTCCACCGAGCCCCTCACCGCGGACGCGCCACGCCTCCAGCAGCGCATCGTCCAGGCCTACGAGCGCGACCGGCGCATGGACCTGTACGCGCAGGAGTCGGAGAAGCTGGCCAACAGCTACCTGCCCGGCGGCGCCTGGTACGAGAAGAACAAGGACGACCCGAACGCGCTGTCGCACGCGCAGACGCTCGCCGAGCAGAGCCTCTACTCCGCCGCCGCGTACCAGCACCAGCAGGCGCAGGCCTTCCAGAAGGAGGGCAAGGACGCGGAGGCGAAGTCCACCTACGCCGCCGCCGCGCGCGCGTACGGCACCTACCTGGAGCGCTTCCCGCGCAGCAAGACCGCGTACGCGATGCGCTTCTTCCACGCCGAGTCCCTCTTCAACTCGGATGCGTACGGCCCCGCGGCGAAGGAGTACGAGGCCGTCCGCGACTCCAACCAGGACAACACCTACCGCGACGTGTCCGCGCACAACGCGGTGCTCGCCTGGAAGGCGCAGCTGGACGAGGACGTGAAGGCCGGCCGCGTGCCCGAGCGCAAGCCGCTGCGCGCCAGCGAGCGTCCCAAGGACAGCGCGCACGCGCCCGTGGCCCTGGCCCAGACGGAGGCCGCGCTCGTGAAGGCGTCCGACGCCTACGTCGCGCTCCTGCCGAAGGAGGAGGCCGCGCCGGGCATCGCGTACCAGGCCGCGGAGCTGTTCTACACGCACGACGACTTCGCCCAGGCCCGCCCCCGCTTCGAGCAGGTGGTGCAGACGTACCCGCGCAACCCGGTGGCAGGCTACGCCACCAACCTCATCATCGAGTCCTTCCTCGTGGACCAGGACTGGAAGAGCGTGGAGGAGGTCAGCGCGCGGCTCGCCAGCAACGCGCAGGTGGTGGACCCCGCGGGTGAGCAGTACCGCGAGCTGATGAAGTTCAAGCTCGCCGGCCGCTTCAACCTGGCGGATCAGCTGGCGTCGCAGAAGCGCTACGACGAGGCGGCGAAGAAGTACCTCCAGCTGGTGGAGGAGGCCCCCCGCCACGAGTTCGCCGACAAGGCGCTCAACAACGCGGCGGTGGCGTACGAGGAGCTGCGCCGGTTCGACTCCGCGATGAAGCTCTACGAGCGCGTGTACCGCGACTATCCGAAGTCGCCGTGGGCGCACACCGCGCTGTTCCGCGTGGCCCTCAACGCGCAGAAGTCCTACGACTTCGACAAGGCCGTCACCAGCTACCAGAAGCTGGTGAAGGACTACCCGAAGGCGGAGGAGCGCGAGGCCGCGCTCTACAACGCGGCGTCGCTGCTCGAGGGACAGCAGCGCTACGCGGAGGCCGCCGCCGCCTTCCAGCGCTGCGTGGAGCTGTATCCCCACGGGAAGAACGCGCCGGAGAACCAGTACCGCGCGGCCCGCATCCTGGAGAAGCAGGGCGACACGAAGGGCGAGATCCAGGCGCTGGAGGCCTTCGTCCGCAAGTTCGCGAGCAAGGCGGATCAGGTGGAGCTGGTGGTGGACGCGAAGCGCCGCCTGGGCGACGCGTGGAAGAAGCGCGGCAACGCGAAGGAGGCCCAGCGCGCCTGGGCCGCCGCCGCGGATGACTTCGACCGCCGCAAGCTGAAGCCCGACACGCAGCTGCGCGCCGCCGAGGCCGCCGCCTACAGCCGCTTCCAGCTGGCCGAACTGGAGTTCCAGCGCTTCGACGCGCTGAAGCTCAGCGGCGCCGGCAAGGCGCTGGAGAAGAGCTTCAACAAGAAGACCGAGGCCGTGAAGGCGGTGGATGCCGCGTACGCCCGGGTGCTGCCGTACAAGCAGCGCGAGTGGTCGCTGGCGTCGTTCTACCGGCGCGGCTATGCCCTGGAGCGCTTCGCCGCCACGCTGCTGGACGCGCCGGTGCCCCCGGAGGTGAAGCGCCTGGGCGACGACGCGGTGCTGACGTACCAGGACATGCTCACGCAGCGCACGGTGGCGCTGGAGGACCGCGCGGTGGAGAGCTACGCCGCCACGCTCAAGGAAGCGCGCAACAGCCGCGTCTCCAACGAGTGGACCCGCCGCACGCTGGAGGCGCTCAACCGCTTCCGTCCCAAGGAGTATCCCGTCCTGAAGGAGGCCCGCGGCGTGCTCGCGTCGGAGACCGTGTATCCGGACGGCCTGCTAGGCAGCCTCGCCGCGCCCGTCGCGCCCGCGCGCGTGGCCCCCGACAAGGCAACCCGGCTGACGGAAGGGGGCACGCCATGA
- a CDS encoding AgmX/PglI C-terminal domain-containing protein: MALQTRPKLLRVGVIQDGRIVEEHHLLHDSVTIGEDARNTIVLPPSEARPSRFKVLENRGQQFHLIIDEHMQGRVNLGSSDVDFDALRAQGLATRRADDTFDLPLQESARGKVELPDATLFFHFIPAPAEGSKPPLPPELKASPWRTVDRLFFGILLSMLVLYVLSVALIVAQPAPVEAEVELDQLEDRFVRAIIPQQPAKKEEPQEKGSTEEKKPEEEKTTPKKTSTPASTSAPVNSAERRQQMEAKVASTGILKLLGGKGPGGGDAIADVLGSAGSGANVAEALAGAQSGGALAVGAGGGNGIANPQGDTGGKVAGIGATQTSGAGAVNTGQKQAVKVPQVADAVPEVDSSEVSPKDLARFIQRMKASIQRCYEKELKRDPTLKGRVMVRFNLKPDGRAGNVEVDESTLRSEGVSSCIITTIRGWKFPFQPSDDVPVSYPFIFSPGE; the protein is encoded by the coding sequence ATGGCCCTTCAAACCCGCCCCAAGCTGCTGCGCGTCGGCGTCATCCAGGACGGGCGCATCGTCGAAGAGCACCACCTGCTCCACGACTCCGTCACCATTGGCGAGGACGCCCGCAACACCATCGTCCTGCCCCCGTCCGAGGCGCGCCCGTCGCGCTTCAAGGTGCTGGAGAACCGCGGCCAGCAGTTCCACCTCATCATCGACGAGCACATGCAGGGCCGCGTCAACCTGGGCTCGTCGGACGTGGACTTCGACGCGCTCCGGGCCCAGGGCCTGGCCACGCGCCGCGCGGACGACACCTTCGACCTGCCCCTGCAGGAGAGCGCCCGCGGCAAGGTGGAGCTGCCGGACGCCACCCTCTTCTTCCACTTCATCCCCGCGCCCGCGGAGGGCTCCAAGCCCCCGCTGCCCCCGGAGCTGAAGGCCAGCCCCTGGCGCACGGTGGACCGCCTCTTCTTCGGCATCCTCCTGTCGATGCTGGTGCTCTACGTGCTGAGCGTCGCGCTCATCGTCGCCCAGCCGGCGCCGGTGGAGGCGGAGGTGGAGCTGGACCAGCTGGAAGACCGCTTCGTGCGCGCCATCATCCCGCAGCAGCCCGCGAAGAAGGAGGAGCCCCAGGAGAAGGGCTCCACCGAGGAGAAGAAGCCGGAGGAGGAGAAGACCACCCCCAAGAAGACGTCCACGCCGGCCTCGACGTCCGCTCCCGTCAACAGCGCGGAGCGTCGGCAGCAGATGGAGGCGAAGGTCGCGAGCACCGGCATCCTCAAGCTGCTGGGCGGCAAGGGCCCCGGCGGCGGGGACGCCATCGCGGACGTGCTCGGCAGCGCCGGCAGCGGCGCCAACGTGGCGGAGGCGCTCGCGGGGGCGCAGTCCGGCGGCGCGCTCGCGGTGGGCGCTGGCGGCGGCAACGGCATCGCCAACCCGCAGGGCGACACCGGCGGCAAGGTGGCGGGCATCGGCGCCACGCAGACGTCCGGCGCGGGCGCCGTGAACACCGGCCAGAAGCAGGCCGTCAAGGTGCCCCAGGTCGCGGACGCGGTGCCGGAAGTGGACAGCTCCGAGGTCAGCCCCAAGGACCTGGCCCGCTTCATCCAGCGCATGAAGGCGTCCATCCAGCGCTGCTACGAGAAGGAGCTCAAGCGCGACCCCACCCTCAAGGGCAGGGTGATGGTCCGCTTCAACCTCAAGCCGGACGGCCGCGCCGGCAACGTGGAGGTGGATGAATCCACCCTGCGCTCCGAGGGTGTCAGCAGTTGCATCATCACCACCATCCGCGGCTGGAAGTTCCCTTTCCAACCGAGTGACGACGTCCCCGTCAGCTACCCGTTCATCTTCTCGCCAGGGGAATAG
- the mglB gene encoding gliding-motility regulator GTPase-activating protein MglB has translation MGTQLVMYEEEFTKINAVCDRLTKDANAKVVFLVDKNGQLISSAGQTQNIDTTSLASLTAGNVAAMGGLAKLIGENEFPNQFHEGAKDSLYMTIVGSRVVLVVIFDNRTSLGLVRLRIKKASDELTKIFESLVKKTDSPGAGSPFAEISDDDIDNLFSE, from the coding sequence ATGGGCACGCAACTGGTGATGTACGAAGAGGAGTTCACCAAGATCAACGCCGTTTGCGACCGGCTCACCAAGGACGCGAACGCGAAGGTGGTCTTCCTCGTCGACAAGAACGGCCAGCTCATCTCCTCGGCCGGCCAGACGCAGAACATCGACACCACGTCGCTCGCGTCGCTGACGGCCGGCAACGTGGCCGCCATGGGCGGACTGGCGAAGCTGATCGGGGAGAATGAATTCCCCAACCAGTTCCATGAAGGGGCGAAGGACAGCCTCTACATGACCATCGTGGGCAGCCGCGTGGTGCTGGTCGTCATCTTCGACAACCGCACGAGCCTGGGTCTGGTGCGCCTGCGCATCAAGAAGGCCAGCGACGAGCTGACGAAGATCTTCGAAAGCCTCGTGAAGAAGACCGACAGCCCCGGAGCCGGTTCGCCGTTCGCCGAGATCTCCGACGACGATATCGACAACCTCTTCAGCGAGTAA
- a CDS encoding dihydrolipoamide acetyltransferase, producing MRVASATFRLLALLSAGLSGPVFAQGASPTPAAPPPAAPAAAASQPAASQQAPAPTGDQTADEAFTSRVKTLEEQVVDLKEKIYRSKARLLLLQESVMGGELSTGARAVLVHKNEMGNAFQLESVVYALDGAPIFTQVDTQGDLNRHQSLEVFNGRIVPGQHQLAVRLVYRGSGYGVFSYLEGYKFKVQSSYTFNAETGKVTTVNVVGVEKGGLTTDLKDRPAVRYDIEVAKDTRANRPPGPTPPATQGAPGTPAAPATTSSEPK from the coding sequence GTGCGCGTCGCATCCGCCACCTTCCGTCTCCTCGCGCTCCTGAGCGCTGGCCTGTCCGGGCCGGTGTTCGCGCAAGGTGCGTCCCCCACTCCTGCCGCTCCTCCTCCCGCCGCGCCGGCCGCCGCCGCATCGCAGCCCGCCGCGTCGCAGCAGGCTCCCGCGCCCACGGGCGACCAGACGGCGGATGAGGCCTTCACGTCGCGCGTGAAGACGCTGGAGGAGCAGGTCGTCGACCTGAAGGAGAAGATCTACCGCTCCAAGGCGCGCCTGCTGCTGCTCCAGGAGTCGGTGATGGGCGGCGAGCTGTCCACCGGCGCCCGCGCGGTGCTCGTGCACAAGAACGAGATGGGCAACGCGTTCCAGCTGGAGTCGGTGGTGTACGCGCTGGACGGCGCGCCCATCTTCACCCAGGTGGACACGCAGGGAGACCTGAACCGGCACCAGTCGCTGGAGGTCTTCAACGGCCGCATCGTGCCGGGCCAGCACCAGCTGGCGGTGCGCCTGGTGTACCGGGGCAGCGGCTACGGCGTGTTCAGCTACCTGGAAGGCTACAAGTTCAAGGTGCAATCCAGTTACACCTTCAACGCGGAGACCGGAAAGGTCACCACGGTGAACGTGGTGGGCGTGGAGAAGGGCGGCCTCACCACCGACCTCAAGGACCGGCCCGCGGTGCGCTACGACATCGAGGTGGCCAAGGACACGCGCGCGAACCGGCCGCCCGGGCCCACCCCTCCGGCGACGCAAGGCGCTCCGGGCACGCCCGCCGCGCCGGCCACCACCTCCAGCGAGCCGAAGTAG